CCATTGTaattaaaagtgaaaactaaaaggtattttatatgggtacttctcttttaataatatagatattaaatttaaaaaacgCCCCCCTTTTCAGTGGTACctgaatttttataaaacattattatgaacataaatagaaatatattttcccAAAAAGGGTTAGAAATTATGATATGAAGTAATCATTTCTgtgtatattaattatgaataatGCTAAAATCCTTTGGAAAGAAAATAGATGACAAAGaacatatatacaaaaatggatgaacattgaaaaataaaaatcacataatataacttaaagttatatattaaagATTTATCACAtgtaaaatatagattttatagcCCTGGTTAGTTATTCAACTTTTGACCCACCTGTGCATTTGGTTTGATTTTCCAtcttattgtttatttatatttgttatgTTGGATTAAGGCTTAGTTTATGAACTCtcttaatattaataattaaatgttGGTCTGCCGCCACTATATACATACCGAATTGGTCAAAAATGTAACTATAGTTTAGTTTTGCAATCCAGTGTAATTGTATGATTAGTAAAAATAATGCGAAATCTCAGTTAGTGTCGAGAGGTTGAATTTGAGTAGAAAATGATCAAATCGGTCGAATTCCGAATTATTGATATAATACGGGGGCCGTTTAAACGAAATAGAAAATActctataaaataaatgaatacgTGGCGAAACCGAGTCATTACAGAAAAAGGTCTGCTTCGGGCATCCCTCCCTCCGCTTCATCGCCGTCTCTTCGCTGTCGCCTGACCCCAAAAAATGACAGAGGAAGAGGTGGCGATGGAGATGGAAGCCGTAGAGGCAGTTTACGGCGACGAAGCCGTCATAGTGGATTCATATCCTCCTCATCTTCACCTCCACATCAAGCCCCGCACCGCCGAGATCTCTTCTCAGCAGGTTTTGAAtgattcttttaaaaaaatcgaaTCTTTCTTACGCATTGGAGATTGTCAGATTAGGGTTGTAGTCGATCGTACAAAAAGCTTCGATTTTTATGTTAACCGTTGTTTTGTTCTGTAGTTTGTGGAAGCTGTTGTGAGAATACAAGCAGGTTCTAAGGTACTAACTGTTTGGTTTCAGTGTTAGAAATAATCATTGGCTGTCTTATTGAGCTAGAAAGGATCTTTCTTTATGTTGTTACAGTATCCAGAGGAGCCGCCGGAGATTAGCCTGATTGAATCCAAGGGTCTTGATGAGCAAAGACAAAAGCTTTTGATATGGTTTGTGCAAGAGAAAGCTTCTGAGCTATCATCTTCTCTAATGCTAGTTGCACTTTGTGAGGTAAGAAGaatctttaaattttcattttcttgtttAAATCACTAGTAGTATATATAACTGAGTTTGTTAGTATATAACAAACATATGTATGTTGTTTCTAGGAAGCAGTTGAGAGGCTGACGATTATGAACCATCCGGATGGAGATTGTCCACTGTGTTTGTATCCTTTATTCCCTGAGGATGGTGAGAGTAATCAAATGCCCTTTATGAAGCTCATGTCTTGCTTCCATTGTTTCCACTGGTAAAAAGAATCGTTGACCTCTGTTACCAATGATTATTTTACCAATGTTTAAGGTGTCTAATGGTTCTCCATTGTTTTCAAGTGATCAGTGAGTGCATCATTAGGTGGTGGAACTGGCTTCACACAGAAAAAGAAGCTGATTCAGAAAATGGCAATACTTTACGTCTTGGATCAGCAGATAAAAGCTCGGGGAACTGTCCAGTGTGCCGGAAAGTTGTTCATGCGAGTGATATTGAGCATGTTCTCGGCTTAGTAGGTGCTCAGTCATCTCAACAGGTGAGTAAGCAAGCCATTATTATTTGACcatatgtattt
This region of Raphanus sativus cultivar WK10039 unplaced genomic scaffold, ASM80110v3 Scaffold2893, whole genome shotgun sequence genomic DNA includes:
- the LOC130506116 gene encoding uncharacterized protein LOC130506116, giving the protein MTEEEVAMEMEAVEAVYGDEAVIVDSYPPHLHLHIKPRTAEISSQQFVEAVVRIQAGSKYPEEPPEISLIESKGLDEQRQKLLIWFVQEKASELSSSLMLVALCEEAVERLTIMNHPDGDCPLCLYPLFPEDGESNQMPFMKLMSCFHCFHCECIIRWWNWLHTEKEADSENGNTLRLGSADKSSGNCPVCRKVVHASDIEHVLGLVGAQSSQQDSVLVQGEDKEDPLLQSESENMRRERFEAILKTQEEKGGLVQPKKNISVVPGMYLPPPPAPASSSSNQEEAREMGQQVEYKEAESETNSSSSNNRRGRGRGRGGRGHSNVNRRKQTSQDPRKPTKQWVQRS